The Lepeophtheirus salmonis chromosome 1, UVic_Lsal_1.4, whole genome shotgun sequence genome has a segment encoding these proteins:
- the LOC121121826 gene encoding uncharacterized protein: MESSQPPNRKKEVFQWSTPADEFADDVGSDVEEEVVAEVDVEEEGEGEEEEEERLALDATCGSDSDDDPLRHEMPHEEDVEEEPMDEESFNVDQETGGIIINLGVEEADKFSALENLGKRRGRKVGEILKPKHKYPCPKCNKEWNWPWELRRHIVTHYREKERQETSAYKCETCGKGFQWKRDLAQHRRLHTGEKLLICSVCQKKFTTRQALLHHVVVHTGEKPFQCAFCGNKFTQPANLRTHMKKKHPEMNCKGNKCPHCGEAFTSIVAVHQHVLDDHQNLVAEARENLELDRIKKEAEKIRKEKEKLEKRKIRIKEKVMNIAHGDRPYKRVNEWEMEYEFQLGEGLVRGVDWDRTPSNGELSCDQCDRKFGWRYEVMFHGLCHLVDEEGNAKNKVCPECDTAFKVPIGLKHHLVLHTGETPFLCLHCWKSFASHIDLKLHIRKEHLLHLLPTTGPSKSKKGGSDNASDEKHGIKKEDKKSAVRLAKANSSLDSSVTVVVENEEGGNNVSVSGTGDSQTQETETIVIEGEQISNDQDMIVIVQSGEFEESQGLIVVDPSQIRQINGSRMEVEHSSNAESERKESSNPTSLNQFVKLQVSEGCDETTVVVSQEETAQDESDESTYVVVDSNNRIHIQSQKDRGAPPTEEQILSSTEDSKIVLEREEMMSQESNEKNTSSSEAGGDAEPSVAADDSDNVPSSEQHSNSDSDVHTETIIEDTKVVVLDKDNA, encoded by the exons ATGGAGTCATCCCAACCCCCCAATCGTAAGAAAGAAGTATTTCAATGGAGCACTCCTGCGGATGAATTCGCGGACGATGTTGGTTCTGATGTGGAGGAAGAAGTGGTGGCGGAAGTGGATGTGGAGGAAGAAGGGGAgggggaggaggaggaagaggaGAGATTGGCCTTGGATGCAACGTGCGGGAGTGATAGCGACGATGACCCCTTGAGGCATGAGATGCCTCACGAAGAGGACGTGGAAGAGGAGCCCATGGATGAGGAGAGCTTCAACGTGGATCAAGAGACGGGAGGGATCATCATTAACCTAGGAGTGGAAGAGGCGGATAAGTTCTCCGCCCTCGAAAATTTGGGTAAGAGGCGTGGACGGAAAGTTGGGGAAATCCTTAAGCCCAAACACAAGTATCCTTGCCCCAAATGTAACAAGGAATGGAATTGGCCTTGGGAACTTCGTCGCCATATTGTGACGCACTACCGTGAAAAAGAGCGCCAAGAAACTTCAGCCTACAAATGCGAGACTTGTGGTAAAGGCTTTCAATGGAAAAGGGATCTGGCACAGCACAGACGACTTCACACTGGAGAAAAACTTCTCATTTGCTCTGTATGCCAAAAGAAGTTCACTACGCGCCAAGCTTTGCTCCACCACGTTGTGGTTCACACGGGAGAAAAACCCTTTCAGTGTGCTTTCTGTGGAAACAA ATTTACTCAGCCGGCTAATCTCCGTACACACATGAAAAAGAAGCATCCGGAAATGAATTGCAAGGGCAACAAGTGTCCTCATTGTGGAGAAGCCTTCACAAGTATTGTTGCAGTGCATCAGCATGTTCTCGATGATCACCAGAATCTCGTCGCTGAGGCTAGAGAAAACCTTGAGCTCGACAGAATCAAGAAGGAGGCTGAAAAAATACGCAAGGAGAAGGAGAAattggagaaaagaaaaataaggataaaggaaaaagtaatgaatatagCCCACGGAGATCGTCCTTATAAAAGGGTCAATGAATGGGAAATGGAATATGAGTTTCAATTGGGAGAGGGTCTGGTTCGTGGAGTTGATTGGGATCGTACACCGTCCAATGGGGAATTAAGTTGTGACCAATGTGACCGTAAGTTTGGATGGCGCTATGAGGTTATGTTCCATGGTCTTTGTCATCTTGTCGATGAGGAAGGCAACgccaaaaataaagtatgtccGGAATGTGATACTGCTTTTAAAGTACCCATTGGACTTAAACATCATCTAGTGCTGCACACTGGAGAAACCCCTTTTCTATGTCTTCATTGCTGGAAGTCCTTTGCCTCTCATATTGACCTCAAACTCCATATTCGTAAAGAACATCTTTTGCATTTATTACCAACTACAGGTCCTTCCAAATCTAAGAAGGGAGGAAGTGATAACGCCTCTGACGAAAAACATGGTATCAAAAAGGAGGACAAAAAGAGCGCCGTCCGACTAGCTAAAGCTAACTCTTCCTTGGATAGTAGCGTGACTGTTGTCGTTGAAAATGAGGAGGGAGGAAACAACGTTTCTGTATCTGGTACTGGCGATTCCCAAACTCAAGAGACTGAAACTATTGTGATTGAAGGAGAGCAAATCTCTAATGATCAGGACATGATAGTTATTGTACAATCTGGGGAATTTGAAGAATCCCAGGGTTTAATTGTTGTTGACCCCTCACAAATTCGTCAAATTAATGGATCTCGAATGGAGGTAGAGCACTCGAGCAATGCTGAAAGTGAGCGAAAAGAATCATCAAACCCTACCTCTCTTAATCAATTTGTCAAGTTGCAAGTGAGTGAGGGATGTGATGAAACAACAGTAGTCGTTTCTCAAGAAGAGACTGCTCAAGATGAGAGTGACGAAAGTACATATGTCGTTGTGGATTCCAATAATCGAATACACATTCAGTCTCAAAAGGATAGAGGAGCGCCCCCAACAGAGGAGCAAATTCTCTCCTCGACTGAGGATTCAAAAATTGTGCTAGAAAGGGAAGAGATGATGTCTCAAGAGTCGAATGAGAAAAATACCTCCTCCAGTGAGGCAGGTGGAGATGCAGAGCCGTCAGTGGCAGCAGATGATTCGGACAACGTTCCTTCTTCTGAACAGCATTCCAATAGCGACTCAGATGTTCACACGGAGACTATAATTGAAGACACAAAAGTTGTTGTGCTTGATAAGGACAATGCATGA
- the LOC121121812 gene encoding tRNA N(3)-cytidine methyltransferase METTL6, translating to MAHSGETRTLTEPERNLLENQNSRLVSDFKANKFTNEASKHWDLFYKRNETKFFKDRHWTTREFNELILSHKEIEEEKRLLLHDDYNPVPRRVLFEIGCGVGNFIFPLLEDEEEGGKSVNYFIHACDFSPRAIDFVKSHPKHTEEQIHAFVHDVTEEGSFQGIDDSSVDIVSMVFVLSAIQPDKFTHVFQKIYKILKPGGVFIFRDYGLYDMAMLRFKPGTKIKESQYLRHDGTLTYFFSIDEMEYLCKKTGFSIRENCFVHRRTVNKKEDVDVGRIFIQGKFIKSIG from the exons atggcACACTCTGGGGAGACTCGAACTTTGACCGAGCCAGAGCGAAATTTACTGGAGAATCAAAACTCCCGGCTTGTTTCTGACTTTAAAGcgaataaatttacaaatgaaGCCTCTAAACATTGGGATCTATTTTATAAGAGAAATGAGACAAAGTTTTTCAAGGATCGACATTGGACCACGAGAGAATTCAATGAACTAATTTTATCTCACAAAGAAATAGAGGAAGAGAAGAGACTCCTGCTACATGATGATTATAATCCAGTCCCC AGACGAGTTCTTTTCGAAATTGGTTGTGGTGTTGGGAATTTTATATTCCCACTATTGGAGGATGAAGAAGAGGGAGGGAAAAgtgtcaattattttattcatgccTGCGATTTTTCCCCTAGGGCAATAGATTTTGTCAAAAGTCATCCTAAACATACTGAGGAACAAATCCATGCCTTTGTACATGATGTTACGGAGGAAGGATCTTTTCAAGGAATTGATGATAGTTCTGTAGACATAGTGAG CATGGTATTTGTATTGTCCGCTATTCAACCCGATAAATTTACTCATGTCTTTCAAAAgatatataagattttaaaaCCTGGTGGAGTTTTCATTTTCCGTGATTATGGTCTCTATGATATGGCCATGTTACGATTCAAACccggaacaaaaataaaagagtctCAGTACTTGAGACATGATGGAACACTaacatatttcttttcaattgaTGAAATGGAGTACCTCTGTAAGAAAACTGGGTTTTCCATTCGTGAAAATTGTTTTGTGCATAGGAGAACTGTAAATAAGAAAGAGGACGTCGACGTTGGTCGTATATTCATTCAAGGAAAATTCATTAAGTCAATAGGATAA
- the LOC121121803 gene encoding monoglyceride lipase, translating into MEESLASFFNAPEASETKEVPSSKGGTLFARYWKVKNPRALVFISHGFTEHSKYYNEIASFLNAKGLYCFGHDHIGHGKSSGNRTFINSIDEFVDDVILHINILRKDNDYSSIPLFLLGHSMGGMIALRATLMYPDMFKGVVFVGPLIIPGPNFGRLDFRVNSRRAPIVRSFLKVLDTFNPEFIIGKIQLEKVSRDKDLREFMANDDLKWNKGAKVRTILAMVDCIEDNYNLLGSMKTPFLSLHGDKDELCNVIGSRNLMRKAFVEDKILIEFPEAVHNLFMDTSSTRLKSIQSTVEWFDKRC; encoded by the exons ATGGAAGAGAGCTTAGCTTCTTTCTTTAATGCTCCTGAGGCCTCTGAGACAAAGGAAGTTCCAAGTTCAAAAGGAGGAACACTTTTTGCTAGATACTGGAAAGTGAAGAACCCGAGAGCATTAGTCTTTATAAGTCATGGCTTCACAGAGCACTCTAAATATTACAACGAAATTGCATCTTTTCTTAATGCTAAGGGATTATATTGTTTTGGACATGATCACATAGGGCATGGAAAGTCCTCGGGGAATCGAACCTTCATTAATAGCATTGATGAGTTTGTGGATGATGTAATTCTTCATATCAACATTCTGCGAAAGGATAATGATTACTCTTcgattccattatttttattgggaCATTCCATGGGAGGTATGATCGCACTGAGAGCAACTCTTATGTATCCAGATATGTTTAAAGGAGTTGTTTTTGTTGGACCATTAATTATTCCTGGTCCTAACTTTGGAAGACTAGATTTTAGAGTGAATTCCAGACGTGCTCCAATTGTTCGAtcgtttttaaaagtattagaTACCTTTAATCCCGAATTTATTATAGGAAAAATTCAATTGGAAAAG GTAAGTCGGGATAAAGATCTTCGTGAGTTTATGGCAAATGATGATCTCAAGTGGAATAAAGGAGCTAAAGTTCGAACGATACTTGCTATGGTTGATTGTATAGAAGACAATTACAACTTACTTGGATCTATGAAAACTCCTTTTTTGTCCCTTCATGGGGATAAGGATGAACTTTGTAACGTTATTGGGAGCAGAAATCTCATGAGAAAGGCTTTTGTGGAGGATAAAATCCTTATTGAGTTCCCTGAAGCTGTTCATAATTTGTTTATGGATACTTCTTCTACTAGACTTAAGAGCATACAGAGTACTGTTGAGTGGTTCGATAAAAGATGTTGA
- the LOC121121817 gene encoding negative elongation factor E, with protein sequence MGYLQFSSNLSEEERFLQAKYAKLRKKKKEVAALKTPKPIESEKISSKKIIEAVDAKEVAKRLSKTGALLAIQKSVEKTDKSRGFKRSQGWERKLADSRTLSAYQPFSATHGPGGGFDTGVDDLNPEPPLHNSSSKVSHHKHQRSKSDKRSSNVKLDEGATIYVYGNSLLTSHFLLNTFSHLGSVLNVFVDVDKGQGRGGSITFEKSELAEKAISDFHKATVEGIKLQCFKEPGEKVVWDTSNEPWSSIAASHSQKGSHKDKRDLVQYTEEDLF encoded by the coding sequence ATGGGTTACCTTCAATTCTCCTCGAATCTCTCGGAGGAAGAGCGTTTCCTTCAGGCCAAATATGCAAAactaagaaagaaaaagaaggaagttGCGGCTCTCAAGACTCCCAAACCTAttgaaagtgaaaaaatatcaagtaagAAAATCATTGAGGCTGTTGACGCCAAAGAGGTTGCTAAAAGACTCTCAAAGACTGGAGCATTATTGGCTATTCAAAAATCTGTGGAAAAAACGGACAAATCTCGAGGGTTTAAAAGATCTCAAGGGTGGGAGCGAAAACTTGCAGATTCGCGTACATTGAGTGCATATCAGCCATTCTCTGCAACTCATGGTCCTGGAGGCGGCTTTGATACTGGAGTTGATGATCTTAATCCTGAGCCCCCTCTCCATAATTCTTCATCCAAAGTCAGTCACCATAAGCATCAGCGATCAAAATCTGATAAGAGGAGCTCGAACGTTAAGCTAGATGAAGGAGCCACGATTTATGTATACGGAAACTCACTCCTTACCTCTCATTTCCTTCTAAATACTTTTTCCCATCTTGGTAGTGTTCTCAATGTCTTTGTGGACGTAGATAAAGGGCAAGGTAGAGGAGGCTCAATCACTTTTGAGAAGAGTGAACTCGCTGAAAAGGCAATTTCAGACTTTCATAAAGCTACTGTAGAGGGCATTAAGCTTCAATGTTTCAAGGAACCTGGAGAAAAAGTAGTCTGGGATACATCCAATGAGCCCTGGTCTTCTATTGCTGCATCCCATAGTCAAAAGGGATCTCATAAAGACAAACGAGATTTGGTTCAGTATACTGaagaagatttattttaa